The Brassica napus cultivar Da-Ae chromosome C1, Da-Ae, whole genome shotgun sequence DNA segment ATACGCAACGGGAAAAGTTAAACTATGCTATTTGACCATTTATCTATTATATTCCCTTTTTGCCCCTTCTTTAAAATGCCTTAAGCATGTTAAACTTGTGTGTCAGACACAGTTAGAGATGATTTGTTTTGATAGAGATGATTTGTTTTGATAGAGATGGGTATTCTCGTGTGATTTGCAAATTGATTATCTATTTATCTTCTAGATGAGTTTTAATTGGACAAGAATGGAAGGAGAGGAGGGTTAATATCgtcaaaaataacaaaaaagtaATGGACTTTAGACCTCGAAGTTAGAACCACACAAAGAGCTACATGATTGGTTGATCTTATAAACGAACATGGGTCCATCATTGGTTATTAAGCCACCCACGTGTCCAGGACATTGCTGCCATTGTTGAGTTGGTGTTTTTCAGAATACGAAGTCAGCTTCTTTATTACACTGATTATACTCTTCTTTTATGCTGATAAGATAAGGTTTTTATGTGTGGATAAATGTCATATGGCATTGAACAAGTGGATGCAGACTGACTTGTGGCAAAGAGGAGCTTAACAAATCCAAATCCATATGGTTTTCTGGTGAGATTTTTCTACGTCAAATTTAATGGTGCCACATTTATTCTTACATTATAACCTCGTGAAATTTTTACTCAAATTATGTtcgattatttttcttttctaaacaaAGTATTCCTAGTTAGGTAGAATAATTTACTAAACTTGGTCAAATGATATAATCGTTCACCTAAAGCATCTTATGGTGACATATAGGAACCGCTTAACTAATGTTTTATTATTGAAGCTTTTTAATTAGGATGTATGGATAAAAATCAAAGCAAAAACTTTGCGGCTAGTttctttatgggttttatgatAATATAATCCACATATCTTTACTTTTTCACCGGCCAAAATTGATTAGGTCATCCACATCCGTATCTTGATGTGATCATATCGAAAATCAAGAACGTGAATCATTTTACCACCAAAGGTGATCGTGGAATGTCTGCAAGAGTTTGAAAGCAATAGTTTATTACAaagagttgaagagaagaatcCGAAGCAAGTCAGTGTGTTATATGTTGGAGTCCTTGTCCATAGAGACAATAACGCATAGTGGTAATCTCGAGAAGCGGTTTAATTCTAATGATAACTCCAAATAAGGTTCAGATTTTGGAGTAGTGATCAAAGATAAATATAAGAGAACCACCAGCAGTGAAAGAGCAATACGATGGTTAGACTACAAAATACCAAGATCAAATCTCATCCAAGTCCAACAATTTTACTTTGAGTGTAGACCTGGTTGCAGAGAGAAGCATGTTTAGAAACAAATCAAGGAAGAACTTTATCAATGTCGAGAAGCTTGTTTCCTTCACATAGACATTACTGATCAAGTGATCATAGAGCATTCAATTTCAGTTTTACAATCACACATGATATCTTCTTTCCTCTACATCAAACCTAAGAAAAGGACAAAAACTTTGTACTCGTTACCTCTCGGTGTCGGAGTTTCCGTCCCTCGACGTGTTACAAAATCAACCTCAAAATTTATTCTGGAGTAACAACATAACAACGTGGTGAGAAAATTCAAAGGTTATAAATTAACAAACAGAAACAAACGGGGCAAAACAAAAGTAAGCAATATATACGGGGATgtagatataaaatattaataaagaaGGAAAGAAGAAGTCGGTTTGGCTGTTTCCTTCTCTCTTCGTGCTTAtcagaaattaatcaaaacctCCATTGAAAGAAAAGATAGAAAACGTTTTCCTCCTGCTTTTGCATATTCTCGAAgctttgaagaaaaaaaaaaaagcttagcTTAACTCCCAAGACTAATCCAAGCGTTTTCCCCTTTTAGTTTTGATTCTTAACATTAGAAAATCGATTTCAGTGCTGGGATCGATGGCGTCGGATCGGGTCAACTCGGGATCGAAAGGCTTCGATTTCGGGTCCGATGATATCCTCTGCTCCTACGACGACTTCGCCAACCAGGACTCCTCTAATGGTCCCAACTCCGATCATGCGATCGCTGCCAACAAGGTAGCGTCGGCTTTGCAAACGattgttgattttttaaaatttattatttattattgttaaatagaaataaaatatcatCCACTTGATCATATGATACAGAGCTGCTCTTTGTTTATCGTTTTGGCCTCTGCAGGAGTTTCACAAGACCAGGATGGCGAGGTCTTCTGTTTTCCCTACAAGCTCTTACAGTCCACCAGAGGACTCTTTGAGCCAAGACATTAATGCAACCGTCGAAAGCACCATGAAGAAGTATTCTGACAACATGATGCGCTTTCTTGAAGGCATCAGCTCTCGCTTGTCCCAGCTTGAGCTCTACTGCTACAACCTTGATAAGACTATTGGCGAGATGAGGTCTGATTTGACTCGTGATAACGACGAGGCTGATGTCAAGCTTAGATCTATGGACAAACATCTTCAAGAGGTCTGTTTTATGCAATGCTTTAAGTCTGAATCAGCAATGGATGTTAAGACCGTGTGTAAGTTTTGATGTAGGTGCATAGGTCTGTCCAGATTCTTAGAGACAAACAAGAGTTATTTGATACGCAGAAAGAGCTAGCGAGGCTTCAACTTGTGCACAAAGATTCATCTTCCTCTTCACATGGTGAGGAGCGGGTTGCCACTCCTGTTCCAGAGCCTAAGAAGATCGACAACACCTCAGATGCACACAACAACCACCTTGCACTTGCTTTGCCTCACCAAATAGCGCCACAGCCACAGCAACAGCATCAGCAGCAGTATTACATGCCTCCTACTTCACAGCTTCAAAACACACCTGCACCAGCGCCCGTTCCTGCGCCACCGTCTCAACCTCGAGCACCACCAGCGCAGGGTCAGTTCATGCCCCCGCCTCCTGCTCCATCGCAGCCAAGCTCAGCTCAACCTCAGTCATTCCCGCAGTACCAGCAAAACTGGCCTCCTCAGCCACAGGCCAGGCCACAGTCCAGTGGAGCCTACCCAATGTTCTCGCTTGCGACACCAAGCAACCAGTCTCCAGTAGAACCGTTGCCAAGCAGCATGCAAATGCAATCACCATACGCTGGACCTCCTCAACAGTCGATGCAAGCTTACGGATACGGTGCACCACCACCACAGGCTCCGCAGCAGACAAAGATGTCGTATAGTCCCCAGACAGGCGATGGGTATCTACCCTCAGGGCCTCCACCTCCGGGGTATACCAATGCCATATATGAAAGTGGTCGAATGCAATACCCACCACCTCAACCAcatcagcagcagcagcaagcCCATTACATGCAAGGTCCACAAGGTGGTGGGTACGCGCCTCAGCAGCACCAGGCAGGTGGTGGAAACAGTGGGACACCACCTCCTGTGTTAAGAACAAAATACGGTGAACTGATAGAGAAGCTAATGAGCATGGGTTTTAGAGGAGACCACGTGATAGCGGTGATTCAGAGGATGGAGGAGAGTGGCCAACCTATAGAGTTTAACGCCCTCCTTGACAAACTGAGCGTGCAGTCTTCAGGTGGGCCTCCCAGAGGGTGGTGAACCCACGGTGGCTCCTTTACTTGTGTATGTTCCACACAATAAAAACCGCTTCCTTCCTTTACCAAGGCTCACATCTCTTGCGTTATAGGCCCTAGTTTTATTGGGTCCCATTAGATTTGGGTCTGTTGTGTATTACTCCTCGATGCCCTATCATTTGAGTGTTACTCTTGAGCCCAATCTCTGATTTTGAGTTGCTTTTCTTTGTGTGTATGGAGGGAGTTTGTCTTTGTCTCTGTCTGCTTCAGCTTTTATATGGAACCTTGTGTATAGAAAATACCTGAACGGAAAGCtccttaattttaaataataattcaaaacgAAATTATTTGTCTACTTATCATTTGATATCTATACtcttatttgaaaaattagtaCAAAATATATTCGAAAATAAAGCAGTAACATTCATGAATATAATTAAAAGTGCCAAATAcacaaaaccaaattaaaattgCGCGGAAGCAAAATCAAAGGAGGCgccaaataaaattaatttcaagGAGCGCGGAAGAGTCTCGCGCCAAATAAACCTTAAATCGCCTAGCCATGATTCTCCGCCCATATAACTCATCCTCTAATAATCCTTCACTCATCTTCCTCCATCTATaatctctctttctccttcctCGATTACACAATGATGACGCCGGTGAAGAAAACTGTCGCCATAAGGCCCGTGGAGTTCTACGGAAACGGTCTTCCCCGTCCTCGTTTCTTCGATACACCTAAGTTCAACTCTCACCGCGTCGATCCGCCGCTCTCTGTGCTCGATCCTCTTCTCTCGTGGGCCAGAGAAGCTCACTGGTCCATGGGCGGTCTCAACTTTACGCGCCTCCGTCTCCAGGGCCGGATCGAAGGAAACGTCGACAAGCTACGCGCTCAGCTCGAGAAATCCAGTCCGTTGAAGAAGAGATCTCGTTTTGATTCTCCTCCCGCAGCTCCGGTTGCGGTTAAACGAAGAAGGTACATAGATCTCAACGACGAcgatgaagaaaaagaagaagaagagatctgTTTGGCTAGCATCAGGAGAAAGCTCTCTGATGATTTCGATAGAGTCGCTGGAGAGAGTAACTCCAAAGCAAATAAGAAACCCATTGAATCAAAGTCGATCGTGAaggataagaagaagaagacagagtCAAGCTCAACGAGGCCGTCGCCAAGATTAGCTAAGCGTTGTTCAAGTTAGTTTTTCTAGGGTATATATTTCATGATATGTTAGTACTATTTggatttcttattttcttatatatatgattactcTATGAACTCGAACtaagtaaatttttattatgaGAGTTGGATCAAAATTAGAATCAGATCTCACTGTATACAAAAACAACTCAGTGTACATATGATTCTCTCAATGTTTGTGGGAACAGAGTTTTCTCAACTTGTGCTCCTCACGACGTCCTGTGACTTTACCCAACCTGCAAGATTGCTCGACCATTAACCTATACATGGGGTCTTGTTCGTGTGGAACAATCCCAAACTCGTCGTTGAAACCTTCCATGCCTTCCATGAACAGCTGCCACACCAGCGTCCCTGCCCCTGCcttccttctctttgctgatttGTATACCACATCGAAGATTGTTCTGTAGAAACGTTCTCTCTGGGATGGCTCGTAGTCTTTGTTCAGGTTCGAGAGCCCAAACTCCGTGAACAGGACTGGCTTCTTGAGCTCTTTCATCCCGTCTTCGATGTGAGATTGCATCCATTTCACCACGAACTTTAGCTTATCTTCAAAGGTCTGGTTATGAAACCTGGGGAAGTATGTCTAAAGTTTCAGCCTTTCATGAGCTCTTGGGAATCAAATGTTACAACGGAATTACCAGTGATCAGGGTAGATATGAACGGACGCGAAGTCTATGTTTGAGGAGTTTGAGTTTCGAACAAAGTCTGTTCCAAGCTCAGAGGGCCACATTTCTGGATGAACTGTCAGCCGTTTCGGGCTATTGGGACCGTAGAAGCCTTCAAGGCCAACAGTGAGGAGATGCTTGTCATCAATTGATTTTATGAAGCCTGTCATTTCGTCTATCCAGTCCTGTGATCCCACAAGAACAGACACATTGATGATACTTTTGTTGAATAGTAAACAATCTGTAAGTGATAAACTAATAAGTGAGAAAATGCAGGACTGACTTGGAGAGTGTCGCCAGAGACATCAGAGGTGCATCTAGGCTCGTTTATCAACTCCCAAGCGAAAATCGTTGGGTCGTTTCTGTACTCTATTCCAGTTACTGAGTTCTTGCGAGTGAGCAGAGCCtgcaaaatcaagaaaataGAATCTGTGACTCAATGAGAAGTGATGTGattaacacacacacacacacaaacagttAGTACCGTGAGATAGTTCTTGAAGTATTTGCGTATAGATGGGTCAAAGAAGAAGGAATCATTAGAGGAGCTGAGACCAACACCTTCTTGCCATGCCCATTGCACATACTGTGACTTCCCTCCGTACGCCTGCAAGTTGTTCACTAAGCAAAGAAGCAACCTAACATCATGCTTCTTCGCCTCTGCAATCACATGATCCAAGGCCTAAACAAACATTATACAACTTCCAAGTTAAACAAGAATCATCATAGGCAAACATCTAAAGCTATCATTTGCGACACAATCTTGTAAAGTAACATGTACCTTGAAGACTCGCTCATCGAACCGGCCAGGAGAGATCTGGAGAGCGTTGTAGCCACCGTCATTAAAGGCCCAAGTTCGACAAACAGTGAGACCCATTTTGGCTCCAGTTTCGAGCATTTCACTCACAAGGTATCTACTGTGTTCATTCACAGCATGGTCCATGAACCAATACGAGTTCCACCCATTCACATACAGAGCCTTACCGTCCACCACGAACTGAGTTCCGTTCCGTTTCACAAACCCTATCTCGGTTCTCCATTTGTGATTCAGCCACAAGTCCCTGAATGAGAGGTAGATGAAAGCTGCACATATCAAGAACCCAAGAACTGGTATCGCTGACCCGTTCCTTGCCGGAACCATGCTTGAGAAACTTCAACTCAGGATTGACGAAGTCAGCTCTTGTCGGTAGAACCCAGAATTAGGAAAAGTTTTGTCCTTTCGCTTCCGTGAATAAATGGTCACTCAAATGAATCCAAACTTACGAAACCCAAATGGAAAATTATCTCTTTATACCAAAATAACAAGATTTGAAAAGCGCTCCCATTAGAAAAATGTGAGCTTGATTGAAAAATTGTATACCCACTAAGACAGATCTATGTTTTCTGTATTTAGATTTGTTTCACTGTAcacaaaattgtattatatgtAATCCCAAAGCCGAAGCCAAGAaataatagaattttaatttgaagttatagataaaaacataaacatttaaataagtTTAGTGATAGGATGTTGCTGATGAAAGAGCTGTCTTTTGGCAAGAAGGGAAGCTAAGTTGGAGATGTGGTTTGGAGTAATTAGTTGCAGGGGTTGCTGTACTTGCTTTGATGCTCTGTTTTTTGGCGTTATTAACCGTGCTCTGTTTTTTGGTGGTTGCTGAGGTAACAAGGAAAAGGTTTATGTAAGGTGTATTAAACTCTATTGGTTTTATgccaatcatatatataaatcgtACCAActttgacggaaaaaaaaaagtgataggATGTTGCTATATACTCCAtccatttcaaaataatatatattttatgatttttacatttattaataaaacataataaaatttagttacTAATGcatagtttttgaaattttatattgagaaaaagacaaaaatagcactaaatcaagtttatgttcccaaactagcactcaaggtcaaaagtcacaaaaatagcacttaatgttttatcaaaagtcacaaacttagggtttagagttaaagagtggggtttaggatttagggtttagggtttagggttcagagtttagggtttagggtttatggtttatggtttagggtttagagtttagagtttagagtttagggtttagagtttagggtttagagttgataaacgaggttttgggataagatttcaaattttaaaaaataaaaaaaattaaaattttcaaaggataaacttagaaatgtgctattttggtcattttagtttttgagtgctatttttgtgatataaacttagaaaggtactattttggagatttgctcttttatatttcctatatttataaacaaataatatttcaaaaaatacagttaatgtttttgaattttacattttattattattagttaacaaaaaaatacattttttgaaacaaaattttttctaaagcatgtatctttttgaaaatgAAGGACTATTAGattaaaaatctacttaaataACTTTTGTTTATGTGTCATAGGTAaatcttttattaaaaaagtaCTAGAATTTGATTGGttaataatttctaaattttatttattataatcaagTCTAGAAGAAAACAATCCTAAAACCAGTTAATATTAATTGTCAAACAATCCATATAATATCACATGTAATCATTTGTAGTAACTAATTATAgcaattatgaaaattttatttagtgttTCATCATTTACTTTTCTTCgttaaacatattaaaaataatttctaaacatccatataaatttttttattataattcagCGTTTAAATAACTTTATTTTCCCatataaatcataatatatgtatataattcgAAACATATACGAAAAAGATAAACATTTGTATCTTTAAGAACAATAAAGAAAGAAGAGTCACATGCGTTGGAGTGCCATTGAAATAAGACATTTGAGAAATGTTCTTTGTTCAATCATGTTATAAATAATTATGAATTGTGAACTCCCAACGAATATAACCTTTCACTTTCACGTTTGAGAATAGATCCTTTCCAAGATAATTCCCTTACTCTGGATAccaatttatttcaaaaatcaaattagTCAGTTCTGCATAATGCATAAAATAAGTACATTGCCGAGTAGCTCACGGCCTAGCGGCCATTGACAGTCCCTCTTGAACTTTGGCATCAGGGGTTCAATCCCTCCTTGCCTGATAAAGTGAAGATTTCCCTTCGGTGGAGGTTTGGACTATTGGGTCGGCCCGTTGTGGTCCGAaaatcgacaaaaaaaaaacataaaataaatacattttacatCTAAGTTATTAGTTGAAAATGTTGAGAAACAGCATGGTGTTGTCCACGTTGCTATGATTGAATAAAAATAACACAGATAGGCGTGACAGTTACATTTGTGGTAATATCCTTTTTTATCATCATTGTAGTTTagcaacaaatatatattaattgtctGAACATGTTCATCACAATCGTCTCCgcctttgtatttttcttatgttttcttgactatttaaaattttcaaagtttaAAAACAGAAATCAGCTAGAATCTTAGGTAATACTCCTTTTCTGCCGACACCTTAGTACTATCTAGCACTCCAAGACAGAACTACTATACTTAAATGTTGTCGGTGaccctttttcttatttttgccgGCAATGCTTTTCTTGACACCTGACAAATCTGTGAGGATGTAAAAGGTAAGTAATCGAAGTGTAAAGTTTATTATTAGCCATCTAAGATCTTgcaattaaaattaatttaaagaaaaaaaggatACAAAAGCAGTCATCGTAAGTGTAATAAGAAAAACACTCAGACAGACCAATTATCCTTTTGAAACCATGATGTACACCACCAACCAATGAGACCAAATAAAAGTTAAAGACAATGTGAAATGGAATTAAAGTTATGCTATAAATGGTGTGTGAGAACTCTAAATCTACATTAGATCATGAGTATGGAAACATGTTTGTCAAACATGCATAATAATATCTTTGAATTATCTTATAGACAATGCATTGACTGAGATTGAGCGCCTTCTTTCTCACCTCTATTATTAACGATGCATGATGAAGAATGTGTGAAAGGGGCGAGAATCATCTTACTCAACACCTTTATAGGTTTTACCCAACAACATCAGTTTGACCATACCTACTCACATTCACTTCCTCTATCAAACGCAGTCTATCTTCTTTTGTCATCATAATCAATCTATTTCATAATGTATAGGCtacaatcatattttaaaactaattaagaaTATTAGACATCTTAGAGCAGGCTCAACGGTCTAATACCCAAAATAAGGTTctcacaaaagaaaaattattagtttaacAAATATTAATGAGACAATTGATTTTAGGCATGGACATATTTTTCGGATCCGAAGACTTGAACCGGCAATTACCCAAAAATCGGGTTTCAGATCGGATTCGAATACAGGAAAATACCCGGTTggataaagtttaaaatttggtCGGGTACCAGGTCGGATACGGATAATATCCGTATGGGTTATCCGAAAGACCCGAATTAAACCTTAATTAAAATAACCCTAGTAATCTATTATGCTTGATTTCATTTTGGAGATTAAACTTTGCTTTGGTTATATTAAAATGGTTATGTTATGTTATTGTATTGTAATTTTAGTTatcttgtttatattttttcggATATTTAGAATATCTTCGATTCTTTTGGATTATATTCGGTATCGGGTTAAATGGTTTGGTATATACTAAGAACCAAACCGAATCCGttaattttttggttatttcggATGTAACCGGATCCGACATGTACTGAACCGTATCCGAACCAGAATTTTAAATTATCCGATTGGTACCAATTTCTTTAGTTTTGAAATATCTGAAATCCGAAAAATCCGATCTGGATCCGAACCGGTTATCCGAATGTCCAAGcctaattgattttaaaattatgttaaatgattaaaatagcTAAATGTTGACATGTGgcaaaaaaaagttatagtaCAATTCTGAAAGTTCATTAAATGAGAACTTTTGCTTACCTTtattataatttctatttttttctttattaattatTAGAGACTCGTCAAGATCATTTTTTTAAGGTGCtcttaatatattaatatcagattttataattatctatactattatttgtgaaatgatTTTTTGCAACGGAACTCCCACGTTAAAAATTAGAGTGGTTAAACTCAATGATATTCTTAATGaaatttttata contains these protein-coding regions:
- the LOC106376164 gene encoding proline-rich protein LAS17-like, which gives rise to MASDRVNSGSKGFDFGSDDILCSYDDFANQDSSNGPNSDHAIAANKEFHKTRMARSSVFPTSSYSPPEDSLSQDINATVESTMKKYSDNMMRFLEGISSRLSQLELYCYNLDKTIGEMRSDLTRDNDEADVKLRSMDKHLQEVHRSVQILRDKQELFDTQKELARLQLVHKDSSSSSHGEERVATPVPEPKKIDNTSDAHNNHLALALPHQIAPQPQQQHQQQYYMPPTSQLQNTPAPAPVPAPPSQPRAPPAQGQFMPPPPAPSQPSSAQPQSFPQYQQNWPPQPQARPQSSGAYPMFSLATPSNQSPVEPLPSSMQMQSPYAGPPQQSMQAYGYGAPPPQAPQQTKMSYSPQTGDGYLPSGPPPPGYTNAIYESGRMQYPPPQPHQQQQQAHYMQGPQGGGYAPQQHQAGGGNSGTPPPVLRTKYGELIEKLMSMGFRGDHVIAVIQRMEESGQPIEFNALLDKLSVQSSGGPPRGW
- the BNAC01G20840D gene encoding uncharacterized protein BNAC01G20840D gives rise to the protein MMTPVKKTVAIRPVEFYGNGLPRPRFFDTPKFNSHRVDPPLSVLDPLLSWAREAHWSMGGLNFTRLRLQGRIEGNVDKLRAQLEKSSPLKKRSRFDSPPAAPVAVKRRRYIDLNDDDEEKEEEEICLASIRRKLSDDFDRVAGESNSKANKKPIESKSIVKDKKKKTESSSTRPSPRLAKRCSS
- the LOC106376165 gene encoding mannan endo-1,4-beta-mannosidase 5, which encodes MVPARNGSAIPVLGFLICAAFIYLSFRDLWLNHKWRTEIGFVKRNGTQFVVDGKALYVNGWNSYWFMDHAVNEHSRYLVSEMLETGAKMGLTVCRTWAFNDGGYNALQISPGRFDERVFKALDHVIAEAKKHDVRLLLCLVNNLQAYGGKSQYVQWAWQEGVGLSSSNDSFFFDPSIRKYFKNYLTALLTRKNSVTGIEYRNDPTIFAWELINEPRCTSDVSGDTLQDWIDEMTGFIKSIDDKHLLTVGLEGFYGPNSPKRLTVHPEMWPSELGTDFVRNSNSSNIDFASVHIYPDHWFHNQTFEDKLKFVVKWMQSHIEDGMKELKKPVLFTEFGLSNLNKDYEPSQRERFYRTIFDVVYKSAKRRKAGAGTLVWQLFMEGMEGFNDEFGIVPHEQDPMYRLMVEQSCRLGKVTGRREEHKLRKLCSHKH